TTCTTTTATGTGTTTGTTTTACCAGTCGTCTATCTGAGCTCTCTGTTTGGGCTACGGCAAATTTTAGTATAAACTGGGAGTGGTTAACCGCCGCATTTGGAATATTCCCTAAACATCATGGGACTTCAAACGCCGTTTTGAACTCTCTCTCCCACACTTTCAGATCATCTCTAAAGAAAATGAAGTTCTGCTTTTGTTTTAATAATCAATTTTTGTCTTTCTCTATTTATGCAGCTTCTCTTTCCTTTTTGTTATCTCTCCATTTGTATGGTTTGTATTTTTCACCGCTCTTTATTATTCCCAAACTTATCTTGGCTATGTATCTGGCTACTGCATGCTTCGCATTATGTTCGGCAAATTTTTTCTCCTTCAGTAAATACTCATAATACTCTCTCAACGGATTTTCCGTTGATGTTACTCTTACTGCTGCCGATTTATATACTCCTTTTAATCTTCTGGAATACCTTGGGATTCTTTTACCGTAACTTCTTCCTCCACTCAGCTTATCATGTTTTACTAAGCCACAGTAAACTAGATAATGATTACTACTCCTAAATCTTTTTCCATCTATTACTATCGATAATATCGTTACGCTGCTTATCGGGCCAAGCCCTGGGATACTTTGTAAACTTCTTATCACCTTGTTCTTTTTACTTATCTTGGAAAACTCTTCCTCATACCTCTTTTTCTTTTCTTGGTATGATTCTATTTTCTCATCCAGCTGCTCTACAATAAACTTATTTACTCGACTCCCTTCAAGTTCCTCTTTTTTCTTCCACGACTTATTCTCTGCACGATATAAGGCAGACTTCTGATTTAATAATCTTACTCCAGCTTTTACTTCATCATCATAATAACTTACTAACTTCCTCAACTCATACAACTCATTAGTGCTATGATAAACTTCCTTCATCATTCCATTCTTGAGCAGCTTGCATAATTTACCAGCATCTATTCTATCTGTCTTTGGTCCATCACTTAACAACCTGTTTCTGTATGGATCACAAATAAATATTTTCTCAACATAATCATAGAGCTCTACATACAACCATTGGCTCGTTGTTGTCTCTTCTATTGTCAGTATCTTGTTCCCCTTCAGGTTTGTCAGGTATATCTTCAGTTCTTTCAGATCTGATGGGACATCTATTGTCTTGGGCTCAATATCTGTTTTACCAATTCTGGCTATTGCCATATTTCTTTCCGACCAATCAAGTGCTATGTAGTGGTCGTAATTTTCAGTTGTTGTCAAAGAACTGTTGCTCTTCTTTTTATATCCACTTATTTTATTTGTAAACATTTTAGGTCTCCTTGCTTTGTTTGAGATGCCATAATTTATTCCGATCCTTTGGAATATGCACCTACTAAGTGAGTGAGACCTTCTTTTCTAATTTACCGCCGCTAACCGGCAGCCCAGAACAAGAATGCCGAATAGTTGCAACGACTTTTTATTTATAAAATTGTTTCTTAGAACAAACTACTTTATAAAGCAACTGAGTTTTGTAAATGCACCAAAATAATTATTCAAATGCCGCACTGAAAAACGCTGTCCGTGTTGAGCGGCGGGTTATAACGCATTTTTTAATTTATCAATCACAAAATCATAATCCTCTAAAACATTTTTATTAAAACTCTCATACTCCTTTACTACTCTTTCCTTTTTTTCTGGTAACAAATAATTAATTACTTCATAAGTCTGTATTAAATCAATCTGTGCTAGGTTAACAAGATTTGAAAACAAATAAATATTCTGTGGCATTGGTCGCCCTTTCAGATTGGAAATAAAGTTTTCGGTGACAATACCCGATTCTGAATGAACAAATATGCTGGCAGATTTATAAATGCTTAGATAGATTCTACTTAGTTTAATACTGAGAATTAAATCATCTTGTGGAACTAATTTGTCTCTTTTTTGACACATTGCAAATGCGTTTAATGGCGACCATTTGCGTTTTAACTTATCATTCTCCCA
The nucleotide sequence above comes from Ignavibacteriales bacterium. Encoded proteins:
- a CDS encoding transposase → MFTNKISGYKKKSNSSLTTTENYDHYIALDWSERNMAIARIGKTDIEPKTIDVPSDLKELKIYLTNLKGNKILTIEETTTSQWLYVELYDYVEKIFICDPYRNRLLSDGPKTDRIDAGKLCKLLKNGMMKEVYHSTNELYELRKLVSYYDDEVKAGVRLLNQKSALYRAENKSWKKKEELEGSRVNKFIVEQLDEKIESYQEKKKRYEEEFSKISKKNKVIRSLQSIPGLGPISSVTILSIVIDGKRFRSSNHYLVYCGLVKHDKLSGGRSYGKRIPRYSRRLKGVYKSAAVRVTSTENPLREYYEYLLKEKKFAEHNAKHAVARYIAKISLGIIKSGEKYKPYKWRDNKKEREAA